Proteins from a genomic interval of Actinomycetota bacterium:
- a CDS encoding response regulator transcription factor yields the protein MEHTGQSRLRVLVVEDHAVVRRGLCAVLEAAGLACVADVGTGTAAERAVQDDNFDVVLLDLGLPDVDGLQLLRRLHERAPEVAVVVLTMHAEQEYVLRALAAGAGGYVLKLAEPEAVVEAIGRAVKGELYLDPAVAGPVARRAIQPPKADPLTARERDVLERIARGLTNRQIAAELFVSVNTVETHRRHLLEKLGVHSRAGLVAQALERGLLGDHAITSKT from the coding sequence ATGGAGCACACGGGGCAGTCGAGGCTGCGGGTGCTGGTGGTGGAGGACCACGCGGTGGTCCGCCGGGGGCTGTGCGCGGTGCTGGAGGCCGCTGGGCTGGCCTGTGTGGCCGACGTGGGCACCGGCACGGCGGCCGAACGCGCCGTCCAGGACGACAACTTCGACGTGGTGCTGCTGGACCTTGGGCTGCCGGACGTGGACGGCCTGCAACTGCTGCGGCGGCTGCACGAACGGGCGCCCGAGGTGGCGGTGGTCGTCCTGACGATGCACGCCGAACAGGAGTACGTGCTCCGGGCCCTGGCCGCGGGCGCGGGCGGCTATGTGCTGAAGCTGGCCGAGCCAGAGGCCGTGGTGGAGGCGATCGGCCGGGCCGTAAAGGGCGAGCTGTACCTCGACCCGGCGGTGGCCGGGCCGGTGGCCCGCCGGGCCATCCAGCCGCCCAAGGCCGACCCGTTGACGGCCCGGGAACGCGACGTGCTGGAACGCATCGCCCGGGGCCTGACCAACCGCCAGATCGCCGCGGAGCTGTTCGTCAGCGTTAACACGGTGGAGACCCATCGCCGCCACCTCCTGGAAAAGCTCGGGGTCCACTCCCGCGCCGGGCTGGTGGCCCAGGCCCTGGAGCGTGGCCTGCTGGGTGACCACGCCATCACCTCAAAGACGTGA